The following is a genomic window from Opitutus sp. GAS368.
TGAAACCTGGTTGCGGACCGAGCTCACGAAACTGGCCGGCTGACGCGGAGGGCGTCAGTTCGAGGCGAGCGGGAAATCCAGCGTGAAGACCGTGCCGCCGCCGGGACGGGTTTCGACCCTCATCTCCGCGTGGTGCGCAACGGCGATGTGGCGGCAGATGGTCATGCCGAGACCCGTGCCGTGGGGCTTGGTGGACTCAATCGGCTTCTTGAGGATGACCGCCATGACGTCGGGCGGCAGCCCGCTGCCGTTGTCCGCGATCGCGAGCACGGCCCGGCCGGGGTTTTTCCGGACGGAGAGCATCACGCGGGTCGCGCCGGCTTCGAGGGCATTTTTGATGAGATTCTGGAGCACGCGCATTATCTCGTAGCGGACGCCGGTGATGGCGACGTCGGCGTCGCCCTCGATCTCGATGCGCGGGGAATCGAAAAACAGCACGGCCCGGGTCTCCTCGGCGGCGTCGCGCAACGCGAAGGTGTCGCTCTTGGCGACGTGCTTCGCGCTTTGGCGCCACGACTCGGCCAGGTGGAGGCAGAAGGAGGAACAGTGCTCGAGCCGCTGGGCGTAGTGGACGATGCGGTCGACCGACGCGGAACTGCCGGGCAGGCTCTGCGCCTCGTCGAGCAGCATGTTCGTGTAGCCGATGGTCACGACGAGCGGGTTGCAGATGTCATGCACCATCTCCGCGGCGGCCTGGCCGTAACCGACCTGCATCTGGTTCTTCTTCTGCTCGGTCTTCACCGACTCATACATGCCCTCGAGCTGACGGAAGAGCGAAGCGCGCTTCTTGCGCTCCAGCGCCTGGGCGGCATGGCGGCGCACGGCGGCCTGCAGCACGTCCACGTCAAACGGTTTCTTGAGATATTCGTTGGCCCCGAGGCTGATCGCGGCCTGGGCCGAGGCGAGGGCGCCGTAGCCGGTCATCATGATCACGGCCACATCGCTGTCGATGCGTCGCAGCTCTTCCAGACCTTGGATGCCGTTCTTCTGTGGCATGCGGATGTCCATGACCACGACGGCGAACGACTCCTTGCGGATGAGGTCGAGGCCGCGATCCACGCGATCCGCCGTCTGCACCGAGAACTCGTCCTGCAGCAGGTAGCTCATGCTCTCGCGCGGGCCGAGTTCGTCGTCAATGACGAGAACCTTCGGGCGGCCCGGGATCGTGGCAGGGGGGGTTGGCGTGGTGTCGAGCATGGGTGAAACTGCGGGGGCAGGCTGGAGTGGCCCCCCCAGTTTGGCAATCCGAAGCTTGTCATCAGCCGCCTCGGTGGTGCAGCCGGCTTGCTAAATAAATGTTATTTTGCGGCGACGCCGCGGGAGAACAGCTCGGTGATGACGTCCTCAAGGGGCACGTCCTGGATGGTGATGTCGTCCACCGCGCCCAGGCTCAGGATCTGCTGACAGACCTCTGTGACCTTCTCGCTGGGCACGTGCAGGAGGATCTCGCCGTCCTCGCCGACCGCGGCCGTGCCGTGGGCGGGCTTCCAGTCCGCCGGGAACGCCTCGCTCCGGGGCTTGAACTTGATGATACGCTGCCGCGCCCCGGCCCCGGTGATCCGGTCGAGGTCGCCGTCGTAGATCTTCTTGCCGTGGTCGATGACGATCACGCGCGCACAGAGCGACGAGATGTCGGCCATGTAATGGCTCGTCAGCAGGATGGTCGTCTTCGTGCGCCGGTTGTAGTCGCGCAGGAACTCGCGGACCTTCTTCTGCGACACGACGTCGAGGCCGATGGTGGGTTCGTCGAGGAAGAGCACGCGTGGCCGGTGGAGCAGGGCGGCGATGAGCTCCATCTTCATGCGCTCGCCAAGGGAAAGTTCGCGGACCATGATATTGAGCTTCGACCCGACGTCGAGCAGCGCCACCAGCTCGTCGAGCGTGGCCTTGAACTGGTCCGGCGGCAGGCCGTAGATGGCGCGGAGCAGGTGGAACGACTCGATGGCGGGCAGGTCCCACCAGAGCTGGTTCTTCTGGCCGAGCACGAGGGCGAAAAGCCGGCGGTAGGCGTTCTCGCGCTTGGTCGGATCGAACCCTGCCACCCGCGCCGTGCCGCTGGTCGGGTAGATGAGGCCGGAAAGCATCTTGAGCGTGGTGGTCTTGCCGGCGCCGTTGGGTCCGAGGAAGCCGACCAGTTCGCCCTCGGCGATGGTGAAGCTGACGTTGTCGGCCGCGCGGGTCTCCTCGAATTCGCGGTGGAACAGCCCCTTCACGCCACCCCAGAAACCGGGTTGCTTCTTGTAGGTGCGGAAGACCCGGGTGAGGTTCTCGACTTCAATCATGAGAGCCGCCGACTGAACACGGAAAAAAGGGAAAGGCAACCCGCCTTCACCGGGCCGGCCGCACCCTGCATTTAGTCCTGTAATGGTAAGGCTTTTGCTGTAGGCCTACAGACTATGTCCAAGCCCGCGGTCGCACCCACCCTGATCCTGAGCGCCATGCCTTCCGAGATCCGGTTGATTCAGGCGCAGATCAGCGGACCGAAATCGGGGCGGCTGACCGGGTTTCCCTACGTCACGGGAAGCTTGCGCGGCCGGCGGGTCGTCACGGCCGTCACCGGCGTGGGCGTGACCAACGGCGCGATGGTCGCGGCGCTGTTCATCCAGGCGTTCCGGCCGGCCGAGGTGCTCGTGTCGGGCACCGGTTCGCGGTTCAACCCGCGCATCGCCACCGGCGACACGGTCATCTCGACGAAGACGATCCACCACGCCGCCGGCAATCTGACCGACCGGGGCATGATCTACCGCAAGGTGCGCGGCCCGCTCGCCGGGCAGATGACACACTGGTATTACCGGCCGGACCGGCGCCTGCTGAAAATCGCCCGCGCCGCGGTCGCCGGCTACGCGGCCGAACCGGTCACGGTCGACGGCGGGACCTATGTGCCGCGGGTGCTCACGGGCGTGGTGACGGCGAGCGACATGTTTGGCGTGTCGGACGCCAAGATCGCCGACATGAGGAAAAAACTGAAGCCGGACATCATGGAAATGGAGAGCGCCGCCATCGCCCAAGTCTGCACGCAGCTCGGCGTGCCGCACATCGTGTTCCGCGCCGGCAGCAACCGCACACAGTCCAATCCCGGCAGCGCCTACCGCCTGCTCGGCCAGAAGGCCGCGGCCGCCGCGGCGCGCTGGACCGTTTATTTCACCGGCTGCCTCGCGGCGGCCGCAAAACAATGATCGGCCTATGTCTTAGTGGAGAGCTCGCGTCCCTGCGAGCCACGGCCCGCAGAGACGCGGGCTCTCCAGCAAACAACCGGAAGCCCGGCGCATGAAGTGGTTCTCCCGCGGCGATGGCGAGGGCTTCGTGGTGGCCTTCGTGAACAACCTGGTGCAGCTGCTCATCCTAGCGCCGCTGTGCCGCGGCGTGCTCGGGTTCTCCCCGGAGCTGATCTACGGGCGCATCCTGCCGGGCGTCGCGATCTCGTTCCTCGTCGGCAACCTCTTCTACGCCTGGCAGGCGGTGCAGCTGGCGCGGCGCGAGGGCCGCACGGACGTCACGGCGCTGCCCTACGGCATCAGCACGCCCGGGCTGTTCGCGCACGTCTTCCTCGTGATGCTGCCGGCCAAGCAGCTGGCCCTCGCGCAGGGGCTGGCCGACCCGGAGCGCTTTGCGTGGCACGCGGGACTGGTGGCCTGCTTCGCCGGCGGGCTGATCGAGTTCGGGTGCGCTTTTTTTGCGGAGAAAATCCGCCGGCACACGCCGCCGGCCGCGATGCTGGCGACCCTCGCGGGCGTCGGGCTGGGTTTCCTCGGCCTGTCGTTTCTCTTCCAGGCCTTCGCGGCGCCGGTCATCGGGCTGGTGATGCTGGTCCTGGTCTTCCTGGTCTTCTTTGGCCGGGTGAAATTCCGCGGGGGCCTGCCGGCGACCGTGGTGCTGCTGGCCGTGGGCACGGCGCTGGCCTGGGCGACGGGCCTGGCGCCGGTCGGCGGACCGGCGGCGCAGCCGCTGGCGCATTTCAAGCTCTACTTCCCGGTGCCCGTGCTCGGCGAGCTGTGGACGGCCCTGTTCGGCGGGCACATCGTTGCGTATCTGTCGGTGGTGATCCCGATCGGCCTGCTCGGGGTGCTGGCCTCGCTCCAGAACATCGAGTCGGCGGCGGCCGCGGGCGACAATTACCCGGTGCGCCCCAGCCTGGTCATCAACGGCCTCGGCACCATCGCCGCGGCGTGCTTCGGCTCGCCGTTCCCGTCGTCGATCTACATCGGGCACCCGGCCTGGAAGAAACTCGGGGCGCGGGCCGGTTATTCGGTGCTGAACGGCCTGGGCATCACGCTCGTCTGCCTCACGGGCGCCATGGGCGCCCTGACGTGGCTGATTCCGGCGGAGGCGGGCATCGCGATCATCCTGTGGATCGGCATCATCATCGCGGCACAGGCCTTCGAGGTGACGGAAAAGAAATACTACCCGGCGGTCGTGGTGGGCCTGCTGCCCGCACTGGCCGCTTGGGCCATGCTGATCGTCAAGACGTCGGTGGGCGCGGGCGGCGCCACCCTGAATGCCGCGCTGGTGTCCGGCGCGTCCCGGGCCGGCGCCTACCTCGGCGGCGGCTTCGCCCTCGAGCAGGGCTTCCTGTATTCCGCGATGATCTGGTCGGCCGTGGTGGTGTGCATCATCGACCGGCGGTGGCTCCGGGCGGCCGCGTGGTGCGGGGTGGGGGCGGTGCTGGCCCTGTCGGGTCTCATGCACTCCTACGCCCTGACCGGGCGCGACACGGTCATCGACCTGCCCCTGCTGGCCTGGGCGAGCGGCACCTGGACGCCCGGGCGGGCGTTGTTCCCGGCGGGCGGCGCCGCGCTTGGCTACACACTGGCCGCGCTGGTTTTTCTGCTGGCCAAGTTCATCACTGTGCCCCGGGCTGAGGACGAAGTCGCCTGATCATCATGCCCCGGCTGCTCGTCAAAAACATCGGTCACCTCGTCACCATGGACGCCACCCGCGCCGTGTTGCGCGATGCGTGGCTGCTGGCCGAGGGCGGGTTCATCCGGACGGCTGGCACGGGCGCGCCCCCGCCGGCGACCGCGGGAACGGAGGTGCACGACGCCCGTGGCGGGATTGCCACGCCCGGGCTGGTCAACACGCACCATCATTTCTACCAGACGATGGCGCGCGCCTACACGCCGGGGAACAACCTGCCGCTGCTGCCGTGGCTCGCGCACATGAACAAGCTGTGGCGGCCGTTCACCGCGGCCGACCTGCACCTGGCCTCGAAGCTGGCGCTGGCGGAGATGATGCTGACCGGTTGCACGACGACATCCGACCACCATTACGTGGTGCCGCGCGGCAGCGGCGACAACTTCGCCGCACAGTTCCGGGCGGCGGCCGAACTCGGCATCCGGTTCCACGGCGCGCGCGGCAGCATGGATGTGCCGTCGAAGCTGATCGGCGACTGGGCGATCCAGACCGCCGACGAGATCATGGCGGACGTCGGGCGGCTGCACCGGGAATACCACGACCCGGCGCCGGGCAGCTTCCGGCAGGTGTTCCTCGCGCCCTGCGCGGCGACGTCGGCGAGCCACGAACTGCTGACCCTGTCGGCCGCCTATGCGCGCGAGCACGGGCTTGGCTTGCACAGCCACTGCGCAGAGACCGTGGATGAGGACCAGTTCTCGCAGGAAAAATTCGGGCGGCGGCCGCTCGAGTATTTCGCCGACTGCGGCTGGGACTTCGAGGGCGTGTGGTATGCGCACGGCATCCACTTCACCGACGCCGAGATCGCCTGGCTCGGGGCGCGGAAGATCGGCGTCAGCCACTGCCCCTACGCCAACATGCGGCTCGGGTCCGGCATCTGCCGGGTGAACGACCTGCGCGCCGCCGGCGCGAAGGTCGGCATCGGGGTCGACGGCAGTGCCTCGAACGACTCCGGCCACGTGCTCGGCGAGTTGCGGCAGGCGCTCATGCTCTGCCGCGTGCAATACGGCGCCGCGGCGATGAGCGTGATGGACGCGCTGACGATCGGCACGACTGGCGGCGCGGCCATCCTGCGGCGGCCGGACCTCGGTTCGCTCGAGCCGGGCAAATGCGCGGACCTGGCGATCTGGCCGGCGGTGGACCTTTTCTCCAGCGGCTGCGAGAATGCGGTGGACGCGCTCCTGCTCTGCCACGCCCGGCAGGTGGACAGCCTGATCATCGGCGGCCGGGTGCGGATCGCGCAGGGGCGGTTCACCGATCTCGATCTGGCCGGGCTCATCGCGCAACATCACGCCCGCGCCCGGCAGATCCACGCGGCGCTGTCATGAGATTCACGCCAAAAATCCCGAAGGACTGTAGGAGGGGCTTTACGCCCCGATGGATGACAGCCCGTTTCGGGAAAATCGAGGCATAAAGCCCCTCCTGCAGTTTATGGACCCTTCGCTCCCCTTCATCGATCTGCACCGCCACCTCGACGGCAACGTCCGGCTGCAGACCATCCTCGACCTGGGCCGGCAGCATAACATCAGGCTGCCCGGCGCCACCCTCGAGACGCTGCGGCCGCACGTGCAGGTGACCGAGGTGATGCCCGACTTGATCACGTGGTTGAACAAGCTCCACTGGATGATCGCCGTGCTCGGTGATTACGACGCCTGCCGGCGGATCGCCCGGGAGAACGTCGAAGACGCCAAGGCCGAGGGCATCGACTACCTCGAGCTGCGCTTCAGCCCGTATTTCATGGCCGGACCGAACCGGCTGGACCCGGCGAAGGTCGTCGAGGCGGTCGTGGCCGGCGTCGAGGAAGGCCGCGTCCAAACCGGGCTCAAGGTGCAACTCATCGGCATCCTCAGCCGCACCTTCGGCGCGGCGGCGTGCAGGATCGAATTGGAGGCGCTGTTGACGCAGCGCGCGCACCTCGTCGCGCTCGATCTCGCCGGGGACGAGAGGAACTACCCGGCCGAGCTGTTCACGGAACATTTCAAGCGCGGGCGCGACGCCGGCTGGGCCATCACGGTGCACGCCGGCGAGGCCGGTGGTGCGGCGAGTGTCTGGGCCGCGCTGGAGAAGCTCGGCGCCACGCGCATCGGCCACGGCATCCGCGCCATCGACGACCCGAAGCTGCTCGACCATCTGGGCGCACACCGGATCGGCCTCGAGATCAACCTGACGAGCAATGTGCAGACGAATACGGTGCCGGGCTTCGCGGCGCATCCCATGAAGCAGTTCCTTGCCCGCGGCCTGCTCGCGACGATCAACACGGACGACCCGGTGATCAGCGCCATCGACCTGCGGCATGAATTCGAGGTCGCCGCGCCGGCCGCCGGGCTGACGCCGGCCGAGATCGCGCAGGCGCAGCGCAACGCGCTGGAGATCGCGTTTCTGACGGCGGCGGAAAAAACCGCGCTGGTTAACACCAGGAAACAAAGAAGCTAAGGCCCGGCAGGGGCGCTGGTGGAGGCCGCGAAGGCGTGGCAAAACCTGAGACTTGAGGGACGGCCCGGCGAGAGCTGGCGCAGCTATTTGTTCCGGAGCGTTTGCAACGCGCCGCCCCAGGCGATCACCTGATCGAGCATGACGTTGACGGATTTTTCGTGCTGGGGGGCCGGCTTGAACACGCTGTAATTCTCGAAGTCGGTGAGCAGGGAAAGCCCGACCTGGGCGCGCACCGTGGCGACCTGCAGCTCGGACATGATCAGGCGCAGGTTTTCCACCGCGCGAATCCCGCCGGCCGCGCCGTAGCCAATGAATCCGGCCGCCTTGTTGCCCCATTCGTGATAGAGGAAATCGATCGCGTTCTTGAGCGCCCCCGGGACCGCATGGTTATACTCGGGCGTTACGAAGACGTAGGCATCGTAGGTCGCGATTTTCGCCGACCAGCGCCGCGTATGCTCCTGGGCATACCGGCCCATCATCGGCGACATGGGTTCGTCGAAGAGCGGCAGGTCGAAGTCCTTGAGATCCACGAGTTCGAACCCGGCGTCGCGGCGCTGGCGCGCAATTTCGTAGGCCCAGTTCGCGACCGCCTCGCCATTGCGATTGGGCCGTGTGCTTCCGATGATGATGGCAATTTTAAGCATGACGATTTTCTCCTGAGTTAACGTGTTGGAATGGGGCAAGCGGGCGCCCGGTCAGGCCGCGCCGCGCGCGGCCCAGAGCGGCGCGAAGGCGGCGCGTTCGTGGGAGAACAGCACGGCCCAGAGCGCGACCGCGATCACCGCCGGGGCGAAGCCCGCCGGCGCCATGCAGGCGTGAAAGAGCACGATGTTGACGAGGATGGGCGCGAGGATGACCAGTGCCGCCCGCACGAACCGGTTGGCGAGCAGCAGGACGCCGGCGACCAGCTCCAGGGCGAACACCGCCGCCAGGTAGTGCGAGACGAACAGCGCACCCACATACTGGCCGGCGATGCCCGTGGGCATCGGCGCCGGGATGAAGTGCAGGAAACCATTGAGGCCGAAGACGGAGAACAGGAGCCCCAAGAGGAGCCGAGAGATGAGGACGAGTGTTTTCATATGATGAGGTTTGGTTGCAAAAAGCTTATTCGCGGTGGTCGGATTCGGCGCTGTCGATGCTGGTGACCGCGACGAGGCTGAAGAGAATGATGGTTACGGTGATCATGGGCGTGGGGCTCACTCGATGGTGAGGGTCGAGATTTTGCCGTCGCGGAGCCGGAGCTGGTAAGCGAGCGTGACGGGGCTGCCGGGAAACTGGCCGGACACGGCGACCGAAAGGCTGGCCTCGTCGCCCTGCACCGTCGCGCGCAGCACGGTGAACGCGGGGCGGTATTTCCGGCTGGTCGCGGCGATCCAGGTGCGAATGGCATCCCGACCCACGTAATCCTGGTTCTCGTCGTGCACCGAGGCATCGGCGTTGAAGCAATCGGCGGCGACGAGGACATTGAACCGGTTGGCGGCCTCGAGATAGCGCGTCACGGCGGCAGGCAGGGTGGTGGCGGTGGTGGTTGTTTTCATGGCGGCGGTGGGAACGCACCCACATTATCCGAAAACCGCCGAACCGCCCAATGCCGTGTTTTTGGCCTCGCCCATACTTTTGGTAATAGCTGGAATCCGCCCATGGAACTGCGTCACCTGCGCTACTTCGCCGCCGTTGCCGCCCACGGGAGTTTCAACCGCGCGGCGGACACCCTGCACCTCACGCAGCCGGCGCTCAGCCGGCAGGTGAAGGACCTGGAGGAGGAACTGGGCGTGCCGCTCCTCGTGCGCGGCAAGAACGCCGTGACCCTGACGGAGGCGGGGGAACTGTTCTACGAGGAGGCGCGCGACCTGCTGGCGCGCGCCGACCAGGCGGTCCAGCGGGTGCGGGGCGAGGCGCGGAACGAGATCCTGCGGGTCGGCTATGCGCCCTCGGTGACCGCGGGCATCATGCCCGCGGCGTTGGAAAAATTCCAGGCGGCGACGCCCGGGGTGCGGATCGAGCTCTCCGATCTTTCCTCGAGGGAGATGATCGAACTTGCGAAGGCAGGGCGGCTGGACCTTTTGATCACGCCCGAACCGGCGGCGGAAGCCGTGCCCGGGTTCCAATGGACCGAACTGCGGCGGGTGTCGCCGGTGCTGGTCATGCCCGCCACGCATCCACTGGCGAAGTTGAAGCGGATTCCGCCGGCCCGGTTGCGCGACCTGCCGCTGATCGGCCTGGCCCGCGAGAATTATCCCGACTATGTGCGTTTCGCGCGGGCCCTGCTCAAGCCGTTCGGAGTCACCCCGCGGTTCGTCGCGCTCATCAACGACGGGGTCTCCACGCTGTTCCCCGCCCTGGAGGCCAATCGCGCCGCGGCGATTCTCGCCGACGGCATCGCGAGCATCATGCCCCGGACCCTTGTCACGCGGCCGTTTTCTCCGGCGCTGGCGGAAGGCTCGGTCAAGCTGGGGCTGCCGGCGGTGCGGCCCAACCCGCACGCCGAGACCTTCGCACGGCTGCTGCGCGCCGAAGTGGAGCGCCTGAAGCAGGGACGGCCGTGAAACACCAACTCGCCGGAAATCCCAATCCCACGGCGTGGTCGCCGTGGCTCCAGGTCTTGGAGCGCGGGCGACCTCGCCCGCGGAATGGTATCAGGTCGGCAGGCCGGACTGACTGGTCGTCTTGAGCGCGGCGAGACGGAGAGGGTGGTTCGGGAGAGTTGAGCCGGGGACATGGGGCAATGACGAGTCGAAGGTAAGGCGCGTTGAGGTCAACGCGCTCCACCTCAAGCGTGCCCGAGCTTCCGGTAGTCGAGAACGGTGTGGCTGATTTCGCCCGCCTCGACGCACTTGAGGTCGGTGAGCAGATCGGGCGGAGAAACGTCCTCGCCCTCGCACCAGATGAGCTTGTGGCGGCCGTCGGCGTCGGGCGGCGTGAACAGCCCGGGCACGAAGAAATGCGCCGGCACCGTGGACTTCATCACGGTATCCGGCCGGCAGGGGAAAGGAAAGTTGACGTTGTGGACGGTGAAGCTGCGCGGCGGGGTCTTCGGCAGGAGCTCGCCGGCGAGGCGCGCGGCATGGGCGGCGGAGTGCTGGAGCGTGGCGGTCAGCTCGGCGCCCGGTTTGCCGCCGTGCTCCTTGAGGTCGTAGTAGACGCCCTCGGACACGTCCTGCGAGAGCGCCATGGCCGGCAGGCCGTGCAGCGTGCCCTCGAGCGCGGCGGAGACGGTGCCGCTGGCGACGATGAAGCCGAGCGTGCAGTTGAAGCCGACGTTGATGCCGCTGACGACAGCGTCGACCTTGACCGGCAGCAGGTGGGCGATGGCGATGTTGACGCAGTCGGAGGGCGTGCCGTCGACGGTCCAGGTGGGGCAGCCGAAGCCGTGGTCGGCGACGGCGGACTGCACGGCGCGGTGGCGCGTCTTGGAAGCGCCGGTCCAGCTCTGCTCGGTGAGGGGCGCCACGACATAAAGCTCGTGCCCGGCGGCCTGGAGCGCGCGGACGAGCGCGTGGAAGAAGACCGAGTTGATGCCGTCGTCGTTCGTGACGAGGAGTTTCATGGCGAGCAGGCCTTCACGGAATACGGGGCGGCGGCGGAGGGGAAGCGAGAAAACCCGGGCCGACCGGCTAGGGCAGCGTATCGGCGACGGCTTGCTTGGCGCGCAGGCGGCGCGACTCGGTGAGCAGCCAGACCATGTAGCCGACGACGACAACGTTCACCACCAGGGCCGTGACCTTCAGCCAGGTGACGCGGTGCGTGAGCTCGTAGATCTCCACCGGGATGTAGATGGCGCCGCTGAGCGCCGCAAACCACTCGGCCCAGCGCCGACCGCGCCAGAGCCCGTAAGCCTCGGCGAAGCGCACTCCGGCATACAGCGCAAAAAAGGACGCCGCGACCATGATTTGCGAGTCGCTGGCTTCCGCCACGAGTTTGACAAACCATTGGGCGTAACGCCAGGTCGGATCGATGTGCAGGTGGCGGATGATCTGCTCGGCGAAGACCTCGTTGTCGCGGTCCATGAAGCCCAAGGCCACGATACCGGCAATGAGACCGCCCGCGCCTTTGACGGCTTCGAAGACGGCGATAGCCTGGAGGCCTTTGCGGTGGGTGGGGACGGACACGCGAGCAAATTAGTCCCGGGGCCGGCGACTGCAATCAAGCAGAAAAGAAAAAACGCGACTGGGGTAGGGCGGTGAGTCCCTTCACCGCCGCGAAGGCGCGGAACGGAGTCCGCGCCCTACCGGGCATCGTTGCCCGCTAGG
Proteins encoded in this region:
- a CDS encoding response regulator, translated to MLDTTPTPPATIPGRPKVLVIDDELGPRESMSYLLQDEFSVQTADRVDRGLDLIRKESFAVVVMDIRMPQKNGIQGLEELRRIDSDVAVIMMTGYGALASAQAAISLGANEYLKKPFDVDVLQAAVRRHAAQALERKKRASLFRQLEGMYESVKTEQKKNQMQVGYGQAAAEMVHDICNPLVVTIGYTNMLLDEAQSLPGSSASVDRIVHYAQRLEHCSSFCLHLAESWRQSAKHVAKSDTFALRDAAEETRAVLFFDSPRIEIEGDADVAITGVRYEIMRVLQNLIKNALEAGATRVMLSVRKNPGRAVLAIADNGSGLPPDVMAVILKKPIESTKPHGTGLGMTICRHIAVAHHAEMRVETRPGGGTVFTLDFPLASN
- a CDS encoding ABC transporter ATP-binding protein: MIEVENLTRVFRTYKKQPGFWGGVKGLFHREFEETRAADNVSFTIAEGELVGFLGPNGAGKTTTLKMLSGLIYPTSGTARVAGFDPTKRENAYRRLFALVLGQKNQLWWDLPAIESFHLLRAIYGLPPDQFKATLDELVALLDVGSKLNIMVRELSLGERMKMELIAALLHRPRVLFLDEPTIGLDVVSQKKVREFLRDYNRRTKTTILLTSHYMADISSLCARVIVIDHGKKIYDGDLDRITGAGARQRIIKFKPRSEAFPADWKPAHGTAAVGEDGEILLHVPSEKVTEVCQQILSLGAVDDITIQDVPLEDVITELFSRGVAAK
- the mtnN gene encoding 5'-methylthioadenosine/S-adenosylhomocysteine nucleosidase; protein product: MSKPAVAPTLILSAMPSEIRLIQAQISGPKSGRLTGFPYVTGSLRGRRVVTAVTGVGVTNGAMVAALFIQAFRPAEVLVSGTGSRFNPRIATGDTVISTKTIHHAAGNLTDRGMIYRKVRGPLAGQMTHWYYRPDRRLLKIARAAVAGYAAEPVTVDGGTYVPRVLTGVVTASDMFGVSDAKIADMRKKLKPDIMEMESAAIAQVCTQLGVPHIVFRAGSNRTQSNPGSAYRLLGQKAAAAAARWTVYFTGCLAAAAKQ
- a CDS encoding permease, whose translation is MKWFSRGDGEGFVVAFVNNLVQLLILAPLCRGVLGFSPELIYGRILPGVAISFLVGNLFYAWQAVQLARREGRTDVTALPYGISTPGLFAHVFLVMLPAKQLALAQGLADPERFAWHAGLVACFAGGLIEFGCAFFAEKIRRHTPPAAMLATLAGVGLGFLGLSFLFQAFAAPVIGLVMLVLVFLVFFGRVKFRGGLPATVVLLAVGTALAWATGLAPVGGPAAQPLAHFKLYFPVPVLGELWTALFGGHIVAYLSVVIPIGLLGVLASLQNIESAAAAGDNYPVRPSLVINGLGTIAAACFGSPFPSSIYIGHPAWKKLGARAGYSVLNGLGITLVCLTGAMGALTWLIPAEAGIAIILWIGIIIAAQAFEVTEKKYYPAVVVGLLPALAAWAMLIVKTSVGAGGATLNAALVSGASRAGAYLGGGFALEQGFLYSAMIWSAVVVCIIDRRWLRAAAWCGVGAVLALSGLMHSYALTGRDTVIDLPLLAWASGTWTPGRALFPAGGAALGYTLAALVFLLAKFITVPRAEDEVA
- a CDS encoding amidohydrolase family protein, which translates into the protein MPRLLVKNIGHLVTMDATRAVLRDAWLLAEGGFIRTAGTGAPPPATAGTEVHDARGGIATPGLVNTHHHFYQTMARAYTPGNNLPLLPWLAHMNKLWRPFTAADLHLASKLALAEMMLTGCTTTSDHHYVVPRGSGDNFAAQFRAAAELGIRFHGARGSMDVPSKLIGDWAIQTADEIMADVGRLHREYHDPAPGSFRQVFLAPCAATSASHELLTLSAAYAREHGLGLHSHCAETVDEDQFSQEKFGRRPLEYFADCGWDFEGVWYAHGIHFTDAEIAWLGARKIGVSHCPYANMRLGSGICRVNDLRAAGAKVGIGVDGSASNDSGHVLGELRQALMLCRVQYGAAAMSVMDALTIGTTGGAAILRRPDLGSLEPGKCADLAIWPAVDLFSSGCENAVDALLLCHARQVDSLIIGGRVRIAQGRFTDLDLAGLIAQHHARARQIHAALS
- the add gene encoding adenosine deaminase, which codes for MDPSLPFIDLHRHLDGNVRLQTILDLGRQHNIRLPGATLETLRPHVQVTEVMPDLITWLNKLHWMIAVLGDYDACRRIARENVEDAKAEGIDYLELRFSPYFMAGPNRLDPAKVVEAVVAGVEEGRVQTGLKVQLIGILSRTFGAAACRIELEALLTQRAHLVALDLAGDERNYPAELFTEHFKRGRDAGWAITVHAGEAGGAASVWAALEKLGATRIGHGIRAIDDPKLLDHLGAHRIGLEINLTSNVQTNTVPGFAAHPMKQFLARGLLATINTDDPVISAIDLRHEFEVAAPAAGLTPAEIAQAQRNALEIAFLTAAEKTALVNTRKQRS
- a CDS encoding NAD(P)H-dependent oxidoreductase encodes the protein MLKIAIIIGSTRPNRNGEAVANWAYEIARQRRDAGFELVDLKDFDLPLFDEPMSPMMGRYAQEHTRRWSAKIATYDAYVFVTPEYNHAVPGALKNAIDFLYHEWGNKAAGFIGYGAAGGIRAVENLRLIMSELQVATVRAQVGLSLLTDFENYSVFKPAPQHEKSVNVMLDQVIAWGGALQTLRNK
- a CDS encoding nuclear transport factor 2 family protein encodes the protein MKTTTTATTLPAAVTRYLEAANRFNVLVAADCFNADASVHDENQDYVGRDAIRTWIAATSRKYRPAFTVLRATVQGDEASLSVAVSGQFPGSPVTLAYQLRLRDGKISTLTIE
- a CDS encoding LysR substrate-binding domain-containing protein, whose translation is MELRHLRYFAAVAAHGSFNRAADTLHLTQPALSRQVKDLEEELGVPLLVRGKNAVTLTEAGELFYEEARDLLARADQAVQRVRGEARNEILRVGYAPSVTAGIMPAALEKFQAATPGVRIELSDLSSREMIELAKAGRLDLLITPEPAAEAVPGFQWTELRRVSPVLVMPATHPLAKLKRIPPARLRDLPLIGLARENYPDYVRFARALLKPFGVTPRFVALINDGVSTLFPALEANRAAAILADGIASIMPRTLVTRPFSPALAEGSVKLGLPAVRPNPHAETFARLLRAEVERLKQGRP
- the surE gene encoding 5'/3'-nucleotidase SurE, with the translated sequence MKLLVTNDDGINSVFFHALVRALQAAGHELYVVAPLTEQSWTGASKTRHRAVQSAVADHGFGCPTWTVDGTPSDCVNIAIAHLLPVKVDAVVSGINVGFNCTLGFIVASGTVSAALEGTLHGLPAMALSQDVSEGVYYDLKEHGGKPGAELTATLQHSAAHAARLAGELLPKTPPRSFTVHNVNFPFPCRPDTVMKSTVPAHFFVPGLFTPPDADGRHKLIWCEGEDVSPPDLLTDLKCVEAGEISHTVLDYRKLGHA
- a CDS encoding DUF2127 domain-containing protein, with protein sequence MSVPTHRKGLQAIAVFEAVKGAGGLIAGIVALGFMDRDNEVFAEQIIRHLHIDPTWRYAQWFVKLVAEASDSQIMVAASFFALYAGVRFAEAYGLWRGRRWAEWFAALSGAIYIPVEIYELTHRVTWLKVTALVVNVVVVGYMVWLLTESRRLRAKQAVADTLP